The Imtechella halotolerans DNA window ACAGCACCTAAAGAGAATTGCCATCTTCTAAAACGCAATAATATATAAAGGAATACCACGGCTAACGAACCAAGAACAGACCAGAAAGCACCTTGCTTAATATCATCAGCAATGGTTGGACCCACTTTAATTGATTGCATAATTCCAACAGCCTTATCGTCCGCACCATCCACAAATTGATTATATGTATAACCACTAGGTAAGTATTTCTGAACTGCAGAATATAATTTTTCTTGGATTTCCTTATCTACACCTTCTCCTTCTTCATCAACTTTATACTTGGTAGTGATCTTAACTTGATTTGCTTCACCAAAGGTTTTCACTTCGGCGCTTCCAAAAACCGCATTAACATCTACAGCTATTTCAGAAGGATTTACTGGTTTTTCAAAACGAACCTGATAAGAACGCCCTCCTACAAAGTCAACTCCTTGATTAAGACCTTGTGTAAACAAAGAAAATAAACTAATCACAATCAGAGCTCCTGATATAATATAAGTAACCTTACGTTTAGCCAAGAAATCTATAGAAAGGTTTTTAAACAAATTCTTTGTAAGACCGGTAGCAAACTCAAGGGTTCTTCCACCTTTTTCCAAATACCACTCAATAAGCAATCGAGTAATGAATATAGCGGTAAACAAAGACGTAAGAATACCAATTATCAAGGTAGTAGCAAATCCTTGAATAGGACCTGTACCAAATATCAACAAAATAATAGCAGTAAGTCCAGTAGTAATGTTGGCATCTAAAATAGAAGACAACGCGTTACCAAAACCATCCTCTACCGCCTGCTTCATTCCCTTTCCTTTAGCAAGTTCTTCCTTTGCTCTTTCGAAAATTAGAACGTTGGCATCAACTGACATACCAATAGTTAAAACAATACCCGCAATACCTGGTAAGGTAAGTACTGCTCCCAATCCTGCTAAGACTCCAAATATTAAAACAATATTGAAAACCAATGCAACATTAGCAAATCCTCCCGCTTTACCGTAATAGAAAATCATCCAAACTAGGACCAAAGAGAAGGCAATAATGAAAGATTTAAATCCACTGTCAATAGCCTCATGCCCTAGTGAAGGACCAACAATTTCTGATTGAATAATATCAGCAGAAGCTGGCAATTTACCTGCACGTAATACATTAGCTAAGTCAGTTGCTTCATTTAAAGTAAAGTTTCCGGTAATTTCAGAACTTCCACCTGCTATTGGACCTTTAGAAACTCCTGGTGCCGAATACACAATGTTATCTAGTACAATAGCAATATTGCTTTGGTCTTTAAATGCTTTTCCTGTTAACTCTTCCCATATTTTTGCTCCTTTACCATTCATCTGCATAGATACAGCAGGTTTGTTACTCATGTCATATGTTTGAGTGGCATCGGTAACTACTCCCCCACTAAGCGGAGGAATTCCTTCACGATTACTCTTAAGAGCATATAAATCAATTAGTTCACTATCCTTAGTTGGTTTACTCCATACAAATCTTGCGAACTGCAATTCTGCAGGAAGTACTTGTTTGGCTTCAGGAGATTTAAGATAACTATTAACTTTAGCAGTATCTTTAATAGCAAATGAGAAAATTACAGGCGAACCTTGGTAGGTTGGTGCTGCAATCAAATCAAACAATGGATTCACTTGATTATTCTCTACTGAATCTTGTGCTACATCAGTCAATAATGAATCTATCTCACTTTCAGTATTAACAACCTCATTAGCTGGTTCTTCTGAAACTACTCTAGCCTTTAAACGCTCATTCAAAGCATTCATATAGGAATATACATCCACATTTTTATAGGTTTCCCAGAACTCTAATTGTGCAGTACTTTGTAGTAAACCTTTTACACGATCAATATCCTTGGCACCTGGCAATTCAACCAAAATACGTCCAGAAGTTCCTAAACGTTGAATATTAGGTTGAGTAACACCAAATTTATCGATACGTTTACGTAGAACTTCAAAAGCTGAGGTAATAGACTCATCAACCTTACGACGAATGATAGGGCGAACCTCACCATTGGTCATTTGGAAATTTATTTCATCACTTAATGTTTTATTAGCAAATACATCAGGAGAAGCTAAATTCCCCTGGTTCTTATCCATTGCATCAAAAAA harbors:
- the secDF gene encoding protein translocase subunit SecDF — translated: MQNKGLIKLFAILFGIVSIYQLSFTFITNKIEKDAKSVSISQFSEGEEDFVAKREAAEARYLDSIGNVEVYNIGIAKYTYNEAKEKELNKGLDLKGGINVTLQISVKDILKGLSNNSKDAAFNKSLADADAASKNSDKTYIDLFFDAMDKNQGNLASPDVFANKTLSDEINFQMTNGEVRPIIRRKVDESITSAFEVLRKRIDKFGVTQPNIQRLGTSGRILVELPGAKDIDRVKGLLQSTAQLEFWETYKNVDVYSYMNALNERLKARVVSEEPANEVVNTESEIDSLLTDVAQDSVENNQVNPLFDLIAAPTYQGSPVIFSFAIKDTAKVNSYLKSPEAKQVLPAELQFARFVWSKPTKDSELIDLYALKSNREGIPPLSGGVVTDATQTYDMSNKPAVSMQMNGKGAKIWEELTGKAFKDQSNIAIVLDNIVYSAPGVSKGPIAGGSSEITGNFTLNEATDLANVLRAGKLPASADIIQSEIVGPSLGHEAIDSGFKSFIIAFSLVLVWMIFYYGKAGGFANVALVFNIVLIFGVLAGLGAVLTLPGIAGIVLTIGMSVDANVLIFERAKEELAKGKGMKQAVEDGFGNALSSILDANITTGLTAIILLIFGTGPIQGFATTLIIGILTSLFTAIFITRLLIEWYLEKGGRTLEFATGLTKNLFKNLSIDFLAKRKVTYIISGALIVISLFSLFTQGLNQGVDFVGGRSYQVRFEKPVNPSEIAVDVNAVFGSAEVKTFGEANQVKITTKYKVDEEGEGVDKEIQEKLYSAVQKYLPSGYTYNQFVDGADDKAVGIMQSIKVGPTIADDIKQGAFWSVLGSLAVVFLYILLRFRRWQFSLGAVAALAHDVIIVLGIFSLTYKFMPFNMEIDQAFIAAILTVIGYSLNDTVVVFDRIREIISERGWRGGDNTNMALNSTLGRTLNTSLTTLVVLLSIFIFGGETLRGFMFAMIVGVIVGTYSSIFIATPVMFDTLTDKGESKK